TTAGATAATGCCAACAATGCTAATCTCTCACCTACTTCTTTTTTACGAGATGGATGTATCACATATTCTTCACCTATATCTAAAAGTACAGCCATTGCGCTATTTGGAATTATTTTTAAGGATTTTAATTGCGCTTCACGTAAGTATGCAGATATTTCAGGCCACTGAGGTGTAAAAAAATTCCAGCATTTATATTCATAAGGTGCTATTTGAGTAAAGTAAAAAGGAAATTCTCCTTCGTCCCAAATTTTACGATAATCTGAAACCATTGCTGCCACAGAAGAAGCATAACGAGGAACATTAAATATATTGGATTCTCCCTGATACCAAAGCATCCCTTTTATCGAATAACCTACTATAGGATTGACCATTGCATTAAAAAGTGCAGTAGGCGTATTGGGTTCATTACTTACGGGGTCATCACAAACATTGGGAATCGTAATATCGTTAAATTGACGGCATGCCTGCGAAGTCATCCAAGCTTCTACAATTGAACCGCCATAACTCGCATTAATTATACCAACAGGCACATCTAATGTATTATTAATCATATCGGCAAAAAACCAAGCTACCGCAGAACAATCGCCTGTGTTTTCCGGCGATGCTTTTTTCCATCCGGCATCCAAAGAATCCAATGGTCGGTATGAACCTGTAGCGGGAATATTTATAAAATGAATTCTCTTGTTTTTTGAATGTAATATAGCTTCATTAGAGCCAGTCACAGGTTGATTATAATACCCTTTAAGTGGCATACTCATATTTGATTGACCGCTTACAAACCACACCTCTCCTATGTATACATTTTTCAGTTCTATTTTTTTGTCTGCCGAAATTACAATACGAAAAGGTCCCGCTGCGGATGGAGTAGGCAATTTTGTTATCCATTTACCTTGTTTATCTGTAATCGTCTGAAAAGTCTTATTATTCCACGAAGGAGTTATATAAACTTTATCGCCGGGTTTTGCCCAACCCCAAATTGGAACGTTGNCCTTTTGTTGCAATACCATTTCATCCGTAAATATGGAAGCTAATTTTAACGATTGGCTACTCGCACTAAATATAATGAAAGATAAAAAACTAATTATTAAAATCTTAATTTGCATCATAATGACTATTTATTATACGTTGCTTGTTTTATATTTAAATTGAAGACAATAAGAAAAGATCACTGTTGATTATATGAATTTTATAGTTTCACCGTCTGTTATTATTTCTTTATGTCCAATATATTTTTTCTGATTTTTTCCTGTTTTTGCTTTCTCTGCTGATACGATTATTCTCCTTGTAAATTTTGTATAGTCCATTTTTTATTCCAGATAATTTCGGGAATTGTATCCGAAAAATGAATTGGCAACCAAATGTATGAAGAATTTATTAAATCTTTCTTTTTCCATTTATCAAACATAGCAATAAAAACATTCTCTTTACCTTGTACCGGCAATACAAAAGTACTTTGCGCGTAAAAAGTAACCTCAGCGTCTTTTCCTTTACAAGGATTGCCCATTAATGTCCATTTACCTAACATAGAATCCGCTGTGGCATATTTTGCCTCATTTGGATCCCATCCGGTACATCCTGAAGTTATCATATAATATTTCTTTTTGTACTTAAATACCGCAGGCGCCTCTCTTGATTCGTTAATAAAATTCTTTGTGAAAACACCGGTGTGATTTAAATAATCATCTGAAAGTAAGGATACAATTATGGTTTTATTCCAATTAGATGAAAATATATGATAAGCCCTTCCGTCATCGTCTTTGAATATAGTTTGATCCCGGCTATCCATTCCATTTGGTCTTTTTGAACCTAAATATTTAAATATCCCTGTTGGTGAGTCGGAAACAGCAACTCCGGCATGNGCTTTTTCATAATCGGGACTTTCAATATGCATCCACATTACAAATTTATTGGTACGTTCATTAAATATTACTTTGGGACGTTCTATTACCTGGGATGGATGCAATTCAGATTTACTATCCGTTGAGGGCGGTAAAACAATACCTTCAAATTTCCAATCTAACAGATTTTTTGANGAATAACAAGATATTCCTCCCGCGTCAGCTCGCCAACATTCCCAGGTTTTCACTTCTTTCATTAAATATGTATTTTTTCCTTTGAATTCTCCATACCAATAATATGTTCCGTTGTGATACAAAATTCCCCCACCATGTGCGTTAATGTTTTCTCCTCGTGTATCTTTCCACATTTTACCATTTATTTTCTCGCTGTCCTTATCTTTTAGCTTAGCGCAACCTATAAAGATAAAGATAAATATAATTACCCAGAGAAGTATAACACGCATATTTTTTCCTTTTTCCATTATTTATTTTTATGTAGTAAAATTGTTATCTCTTTTGAGCCAAGCTCTTCGTTACTTATTCTTAATTTTGCTTTACTCGCTTTTCCTTTTGGTTTTAGTATCGTTAAAGCCCTGCCTCTAAATGTAAATGGTGTATTTGATCTAAAACTTTTCATATCCGACGGATTCGCATTACCCGAGAAAATTTCACATTCTCCCTCAGCAGAAATATTTAATTTTTTATCTTCATCCGGTACGACATTACCTAAATCATCTACCAACTCAATCGAAATATATGACAAATCATTCGGAGAAGCACTAATCATTTTTCTATCAGCTTTTAACCGAATATCTGTCGCTTTCCCTGTTGTTTTTAATTTCACGCTATCAATTTCTACGCCCTTATTAATCGCTATTGCCTTTAATTCTCCTTTATGGTAAGGAACATAAAATAATGCNGTATATTTNTTTTTATTATCAGTACTGATATTTTTCCNNTCAATCAATTTATTATTCAGATAAATTCTCACTTCTTCACATTTTGANATTACTTTNACTTCCATNGGTCTTCNTTCGTTTCCATTCCAATTCCANCTTGGTAATTCATCGGGCCAGCCCCAGTAACTTACGTTTTCTTTTTTACCTTNGGGCTTGGGCGAATGAACCAACATTTCAATTTTAGAGATATCCCATACTACTTTTCTAAGATANGATTGCGGCTTTATATTTCCACAAATNTCAATATCCCCACACCAGCTNTTAAACCATGGATAATGCATAAATTGAGGAAAAGATGTTTCATTTTCATTATAATAAGCATTANTTGCTATTCCCGCCTCACCCAAATAATCGAATGCTGTCCATATAAAGTCACCGATTATGTATGGATGTTTTTCAACTAAATCCCAATTAACAGCACGTTCTATAGCAGTGCTTTCGCTCCCATAAATTATTCTATGAGGATAAGGTTTGTGGTCATTTTCATATTCCCACCACATATAGTTATATCCTGCCACATCTAAATTTCTAAATGCCGGTTCCAAATCTCTCCATTTTTTATCAGGATTATCCCACGCATCATTGATGGCAGCAGTAATAGGACGTGTATTATCCAATGCTTTTATTTGTTGATTCAAGCTCTTCGCAATCATTACTCCCGTAGAATCAGCACGTTCCTGAATTTCGTTTCCAATACTCCACATAATTATACTTGGATGATTTCTATCCCTACGGATCATTGATTGCATGTCTACAATATTCCATTGATTAAAAAAGCGATGATAGTCTTGAGGATTTTTTTGTTTTTGCCATTGGTCGAAACATTCGTCAATCACCAAAATACCAATACTGTCACAAGCTCGCAAAAACTGCTCGGAAGGAGGATTGTGTGAACAACGTACTGCATTGAAACCATTTAATTTGAGTAATTCTACTTTTCTTACTTCCGCCCTATCGATAGCTGCACTTCCAAGTAAGCCATTATCGTGGTGAATACATCCACCTTTTAATT
The genomic region above belongs to uncultured Paludibacter sp. and contains:
- a CDS encoding conserved exported hypothetical protein (Evidence 4 : Unknown function but conserved in other organisms); translated protein: MQIKILIISFLSFIIFSASSQSLKLASIFTDEMVLQQKXNVPIWGWAKPGDKVYITPSWNNKTFQTITDKQGKWITKLPTPSAAGPFRIVISADKKIELKNVYIGEVWFVSGQSNMSMPLKGYYNQPVTGSNEAILHSKNKRIHFINIPATGSYRPLDSLDAGWKKASPENTGDCSAVAWFFADMINNTLDVPVGIINASYGGSIVEAWMTSQACRQFNDITIPNVCDDPVSNEPNTPTALFNAMVNPIVGYSIKGMLWYQGESNIFNVPRYASSVAAMVSDYRKIWDEGEFPFYFTQIAPYEYKCWNFFTPQWPEISAYLREAQLKSLKIIPNSAMAVLLDIGEEYVIHPSRKKEVGERLALLALSKTYDIKGFEAESPEFDKIEIVENKAIIHFKKQFNGITSYGKTLNLFEIAGDNKVFQKADAYIDENNGTVVCSSKLVDKPVAVRYAFKNFIVGELFGTGGLPISSFRTDDW
- a CDS encoding Glycosyl hydrolase family 2 (fragment), which produces MEKGKNMRVILLWVIIFIFIFIGCAKLKDKDSEKINGKMWKDTRGENINAHGGGILYHNGTYYWYGEFKGKNTYLMKEVKTWECWRADAGGISCYSSKNLLDWKFEGIVLPPSTDSKSELHPSQVIERPKVIFNERTNKFVMWMHIESPDYEKAHAGVAVSDSPTGIFKYLGSKRPNGMDSRDQTIFKDDDGRAYHIFSSNWNKTIIVSLLSDDYLNHTGVFTKNFINESREAPAVFKYKKKYYMITSGCTGWDPNEAKYATADSMLGKWTLMGNPCKGKDAEVTFYAQSTFVLPVQGKENVFIAMFDKWKKKDLINSSYIWLPIHFSDTIPEIIWNKKWTIQNLQGE
- a CDS encoding Glycosyl hydrolase family 2 (fragment) is translated as MKSKLYILIVILCGFFTLESICAEETAKRIISFDNDWEFYLGDNKPEYKDQFKWEKVTLPHDWSIELPFSEKASGSNATGYKEGGIGWYRKNFILSKSDLNKLITFYFEGIYMESEIWINGKKVYYHPYGYTSFRCDVTNFCKAPGLINEIVIKVINLGKNSRWYSGSGIYRHVKLIKTNKIHLDSWSTFITTEKLDKNNAVVKISTEILGKVNTKSNGCVLIKVFDDKGKQVFQNKTTTSVLHNDTAVISTILTIQKARLWSLETPELYTAKLYSVVNQKLTDSISLPFGIRIINFSAEKGFQLNGETIKLKGGCIHHDNGLLGSAAIDRAEVRKVELLKLNGFNAVRCSHNPPSEQFLRACDSIGILVIDECFDQWQKQKNPQDYHRFFNQWNIVDMQSMIRRDRNHPSIIMWSIGNEIQERADSTGVMIAKSLNQQIKALDNTRPITAAINDAWDNPDKKWRDLEPAFRNLDVAGYNYMWWEYENDHKPYPHRIIYGSESTAIERAVNWDLVEKHPYIIGDFIWTAFDYLGEAGIAXNAYYNENETSFPQFMHYPWFXSWCGDIXICGNIKPQSYLRKVVWDISKIEMLVHSPKPXGKKENVSYWGWPDELPXWNWNGNEXRPMEVKVXSKCEEVRIYLNNKLIXXKNISTDNKXKYTALFYVPYHKGELKAIAINKGVEIDSVKLKTTGKATDIRLKADRKMISASPNDLSYISIELVDDLGNVVPDEDKKLNISAEGECEIFSGNANPSDMKSFRSNTPFTFRGRALTILKPKGKASKAKLRISNEELGSKEITILLHKNK